From the genome of Colletotrichum higginsianum IMI 349063 chromosome 4, whole genome shotgun sequence, one region includes:
- a CDS encoding DNA repair protein rad50 produces the protein MSKIDKLSVQGIRSFGGSRETISFYTPLTLIVGYNGSGKTTIIECLKYATTGEQPPNSKGGAFVHDPKLCGEKEVLAQVKLAFTSTSGHKCVSTRSLQLTVKKNSRSLKTLEGSLVYNNNGERTVISSRVAQMDEFIPRELGVSRAILDYVIFCHQDESLWPMSEPAALKKQFDQIFEAMRYTKAIDNLKVLRKKQGEELAKLKIFEEQDRINKEKGDRAEKRSMALQNDIEESREKCNALTLEMEQLQEQIREKHEQANSYLNIVNDLKFKRDQLTYREGSIADIKMTLEELSEDDEYLENALAQYEERMARYGEEANENKAQYAELQKDLNQSRRELSTKLAEQGKHQSDKDKYERQLQSRMQLVRDAAELHGFRGYDGDLKDAQIKTFNERIQKLLAEKKRDLDRAQKENARELDEATSVITDLEGRKATTTQNRVFAKQRMGAIDKRTNVLQMDINRLDIDEGAKAILDNQFEDVESRLKKANESLAHADFDNQLQRENEKLWQLETENEKLGRELMECTRLASERAQLDLRKKELSDRRRKLETLTNTWKPKLDVHVGTAWQTDTLEAQFNDALKRQNKVVADARQKRDLARDKQQKVDFKLKSAKDVGAKKTDESQRCRSAVVAALQAVRDGATIDDYEEEVKMHEEDVETYTTDISLLDALADYYRGCQKMLQEKNKCRLCDRVFDDKSNVSKSRFSDKLVKFLDPNKKEKAEEDLANSTALLNALRKVKKQYETYQRLMAELPSVKEEVASLEAEFETLGRQLEEHDAVVSAEEGKLNDIESLNKTVINITQAVKDIKDSEAQVDRIMSQQSSGTVSRSADDIHELQASCNEQIRSTKNKLSKTTSDRQRMKDQVNALELEKSELRNKLSKALNQLERKKDFQNQIQTLKEDQAHQRELISQADQELESIEPEIAEARSIRDDTLQRGRAKEQAIAEERDKVADSVTELKMVESDIRDYIDRGGPSNLAANQRAIASLEKSIAALDKEISDLTVRTNKLKQDIDNGDRKKQNISNNLKYRQNLQQLEILRRDIEELESRDADEDYKSLITEARQLENRHNRLVADRGSIMGQMKTKDEELERLLLEWEQEYKSAAKKYRESHIKVETTKAAIEDLGRYISALDTAIMRYHSLKMEEVNRIAGELWQSTYQGTDIDTILIRSDNENATTGRRSYNYRVCMVKQDTEMDMRGRCSAGQKVLASIIIRLALAESFGVNCGLIALDEPTTNLDKDNIKSLAESLHAIIKARQAQSNFQLIVITHDEEFLRHMRCSDFCDSFFRVRRDDKQNSVITKESITRVL, from the coding sequence CAGCCTGCAGTTGACCGTCAAGAAGAACTCCCGATCTCTCAAGACCCTTGAAGGATCACTGGTCTACAATAACAATGGCGAGCGCACCGTCATCTCATCCAGAGTCGCTCAGATGGACGAGTTCATCCCGAGAGAGCTTGGCGTTTCGAGAGCCATCCTCGACTACGTCATCTTCTGCCATCAGGACGAGTCTTTGTGGCCCATGAGTGAGCCCGCCGCCTTGAAGAAGCAGTTTGATCAGATATTCGAAGCGATGCGATACACCAAAGCCATCGACAACCTTAAGGTCCTCAGGAAAAAACAGGGCGAGGAGCTAGCCAAGCTCAAGATCTTCGAGGAACAAGACCGAATCAACAAGGAGAAGGGTGATCGTGCCGAGAAACGCTCCATGGCATTGCAGAACGACATCGAGGAGTCCCGTGAAAAGTGCAACGCGCTCACCCTTGAGATGGAACAGCTGCAGGAGCAGATTCGCGAAAAACACGAGCAGGCCAACAGCTACTTGAACATAGTCAATGACCTCAAGTTCAAGAGAGACCAGCTTACCTATCGCGAAGGCTCCATTGCCGATATCAAGATGACACTGGAGGAGCTTTCGGAGGACGACGAGTACCTGGAGAATGCGCTGGCGCAGTACGAGGAGCGCATGGCCCGCTACGGGGAGGAGGCAAACGAGAACAAGGCTCAGTATGCCGAGCTGCAGAAGGACCTCAACCAATCTCGCCGCGAGCTTTCTACCAAGCTTGCGGAGCAGGGCAAACATCAATCCGACAAGGACAAGTATGAACGGCAGCTCCAGTCTCGCATGCAGCTGGTCCGGGATGCTGCTGAGCTCCACGGGTTCCGTGGCTATGATGGTGACCTCAAGGATGCGCAGATCAAGACCTTCAACGAACGCATTCAGAAGttgctggccgagaagaagcgtGACCTAGATCGAGCGCAGAAGGAGAACGCGCgagagctggacgaggcgaCAAGTGTCATCACGGATCTCGAGGGCCGCAAGGCAACGACGACACAGAACCGCGTCTTCGCCAAGCAGCGAATGGGTGCCATTGATAAGCGAACCAACGTCTTGCAGATGGACATTAACCGTCTGGACATCGACGAGGGTGCCAAGGCCATTCTTGACAATCAGTTTGAGGATGTCGAGAGCCGGCTGAAAAAGGCGAACGAGTCCTTGGCCCATGCCGACTTCGACAACCAGCTTCAGCGAGAGAACGAGAAGCTGTGGCAGCTCGAAACCGAGAATGAGAAGCTTGGACGCGAGTTGATGGAGTGTACGAGGCTTGCGTCTGAGCGGGCGCAGCTGGACTTGCGAAAGAAGGAACTGTCAGATCGCAGGCGCAAACTCGAAACCCTTACCAACACATGGAAGCCCAAGCTGGACGTGCATGTTGGCACCGCATGGCAGACAGACACCCTCGAGGCCCAGTTCAATGACGCCCTGAAACGTCAGAATAAAGTTGTCGCCGACGCTCGCCAGAAGCGTGACTTGGCAAGGGACAAGCAACAGAAGGTGGACTTCAAATTGAAGAGTGCTAAAGATGTCGGTGCCAAGAAGACGGACGAGTCACAGCGCTGCCGCAGTGCGGTCGTCGCTGCTCTGCAGGCCGTCCGAGATGGCGCCACTATCGATGACTACGAGGAAGAGGTCAAAATGCATGAGGAAGACGTTGAGACATACACCACTGACATCAGTCTCTTGGACGCCCTAGCAGATTACTACCGCGGCTGCCAGAAGATGCTGCAGGAGAAGAACAAATGCCGGCTCTGCGACCGCGTCTTTGATGACAAGTCGAATGTCTCCAAGTCCCGATTCTCGGACAAGCTGGTCAAGTTCCTTGATCCaaacaagaaggagaaggcaGAGGAAGACCTCGCCAATTCCACTGCCCTGCTTAATGCTCTGCGCAAGGTCAAGAAGCAGTACGAGACCTACCAGAGACTGATGGCAGAACTCCCGTCTGTGAAGGAAGAGGTTGCTTCTCTGGAGGCCGAATTTGAAACTCTGGGACGGCAGTTGGAGGAGCACGATGCCGTCGTcagcgccgaggaaggcAAGCTGAACGATATCGAGTCTCTCAACAAGACAGTCATCAATATCACCCAGGCTGTCAAGGATATCAAGGACTCGGAGGCGCAGGTTGACAGAATCATGTCTCAGCAGTCATCCGGCACGGTCAGCAGAAGTGCAGACGATATTCACGAGCTGCAGGCGTCCTGTAACGAGCAGATCAGATCGACGAAGAACAAGCTCTCCAAGACAACGTCAGATCGCCAGCGGATGAAGGACCAGGTCAACGCGCTCGAACTCGAGAAAAGCGAGCTTCGGAATAAGCTGAGCAAGGCTCTCAACCAACTGGAGCGCAAAAAGGATTTTCAGAATCAGATCCAGACCTTGAAGGAGGATCAAGCTCATCAGCGGGAGTTGATCAGCCAAGCCGATCAGGAACTGGAATCCATCGAGCCAGAGATCGCTGAGGCTAGGTCAATTCGAGACGACACCTTGCAGCGTGGCCGTGCCAAGGAGCAGGCCATTGCCGAGGAGCGGGACAAGGTTGCCGACTCTGTCACGGAGCTGAAGATGGTCGAGAGCGATATTCGAGACTACATCGACCGCGGCGGCCCCTCCAACCTGGCGGCGAACCAGCGGGCTATTGCTAGTCTCGAGAAGTCGATCGCTGCTCTAGACAAGGAGATATCTGACTTGACTGTGCGCACCAACAAGCTGAAGCAGGATATCGACAACGGCGACCGCAAGAAGCAAAACATCAGCAACAATCTGAAGTACCGCCAGAACCTGCAGCAGCTTGAGATCCTCCGCCGGGATATTGAGGAACTGGAGtcccgcgacgccgacgaggactATAAATCGCTGATCACCGAAGCGAGGCAGCTGGAGAACCGCCACAACCGGCTCGTCGCGGACCGCGGCTCCATCATGGGTCAGATGAAGACCAAagacgaggagctcgagcggCTCCTGCTGGAGTGGGAGCAAGAGTACAAGAGCGCTGCCAAGAAGTACCGCGAGTCGCACATCAAGGTCGAAACGACCAAGGCGGCCATTGAGGACTTGGGCCGGTACATCTCGGCACTGGACACGGCCATCATGCGGTACCACAGCCTGAAAATGGAGGAGGTCAACCGCATCGCCGGCGAGCTGTGGCAGAGCACGTATCAGGGCACGGACATTGACACGATTCTTATCCGCTCCGACAACGAGAACGCGACGACGGGCCGGCGCTCCTACAACTACCGCGTCTGCATGGTCAAGCAGGACACGGAGATGGACATGCGCGGCCGCTGCTCGGCGGGCCAGAAGGTGCTCGCCAGCATCATCAttcgcctcgccctcgccgagagCTTTGGCGTCAACTGCGGTCTCAttgccctcgacgagccgACGACCAACCTCGACAAGGACAACATCAAGAGCCTTGCCGAGAGCCTTCACGCCATCATCAAGGCCCGTCAAGCCCAGAGCAACTTCCAGCTCATCGTCATCACCCACGACGAGGAGTTCCTGCGTCACATGCGCTGCAGCGACTTTTGCGACAGCTTCTTCCGCGTCCGGAGGGACGACAAGCAGAACAGCGTCATCACAAAGGAGAGCATCACGAGGGTTTTGTAA
- a CDS encoding Ribosomal recycling factor, protein MMRGLRVSNSLLRGPNGILPAARSQAQAPLAARLIAASNALPHTAAATTTTTTTTAPLAVRSFSQSSSLQKKKKAPQYPTYDSPEIVSRTSHTVDEADQDDLPGSKHPKPDPADPLNFADVASRFSSLASHHAEILKKLQSGDRFSPDAIGALVVQPDRKDPATTYPLRELAEIVPRPGGRTVSLLLYERDYVKPVMAAVQASPDFNQQPQQDPDNELELVLKVEATNKDVVVRRAKDAAQAWREKMRNVTEKRKKVHAKWQKEAGIVPDLKRRADKELQKLQDKEMKVVDAAEQQAVRKIQG, encoded by the exons ATGATGCGAGGCCTCCGAGTCTCCAATTCGCTTCTCCGAGGCCCCAATGGCATCCTCCCAGCTGCGCGGAG CCAAGCCCAGGCACCGCTCGCAGCTCGCCTGATCGCAGCATCCAACGCCCTCCCACatacggcggcggcgacgacgacgacaacaacaacaacagccccTCTCGCGGTGCGCTCCTTCTCCCAGTCCTCGAGCCtccaaaagaagaagaaggcaccCCAGTACCCGACTTACGACTCCCCCGAGATCGTCTCCCGAACCTCCCACActgtcgacgaggccgaccaAGACGACCTCCCGGGCTCCAAGCACCCGAAGCCCGACCCGGCCGATCCCCTCAActtcgccgacgtcgcctcgcgcttctcctccctcgcTTCCCACCATGCCGAGATCCTCAAGAAGCTCCAGTCGGGCGACCGCTTCTCCCCGGATGCCATCGGCGCCCTGGTCGTCCAGCCCGACCGCAAGGACCCGGCGACAACCTACCCTCTccgcgagctcgccgagatcgtGCCGCGTCCCGGCGGCCGAAccgtctccctcctcctctacGAGAGGGACTACGTCAAGCccgtcatggccgccgtccaggccTCGCCCGACTTCAACCAGCAGCCCCAGCAAGACCCGGACAACGAGCTCGAGCTAGTCCTCAAGGTCGAGGCCACCAAcaaggacgtcgtcgtgCGAAGggccaaggacgccgcccAGGCCTGGAGGGAAAAGATGAGGAACGTGACCGAAAAGCGCAAAAAGGTCCACGCAAAGTGGCAGAAGGAAGCCGGCATCGTCCCCGATCTCAAGAGGAGGGCCGACAAGGAGCTACAGAAGCTGCAAGATAAGGAGATGAaggtcgtcgatgccgcagAGCAGCAAGCCGTCAGGAAGATCCAGGGTTAA
- a CDS encoding 60s ribosomal protein gives MHQQALRSAGSRIKPDVVAIKTCIRNFSTTQLRAANEPSSDNKNNGTAARSPRAPLSTGRERSRAAASEIGQLLRGGPRAGGANNAGVGATAAKPNLIDIKTLPNREGSGGTNFVKLPQGFGRGGRGAFAGGRGRDLPSGFSAGGTGRGGFTGGRGRGGFGARGGGRGGGRGGGRGGRSGRGGRGGRGGRRGRDGEDGATEGARGHDLGKELESFFRPETAEEHAFIRAREQGFLPEAFNPSVSVEELLGFAPSMPISSSASGVAAPSAVMDTLREVGGGKHYAPDYWSDTQHTATELVFRGQGTYFFSDLAEKENFVRDVRTTPEDTASAEVKALKAVKLEEGAGAAVREYIIERIVKGQHTPAKFVEQAGRDPISRARESHLLNATYRASDGRKFDDKIASLVARKNPAAGSKTATA, from the coding sequence ATGCACCAGCAGGCTCTGCGATCGGCTGGCAGCCGTATAAAGCCAGACGTTGTCGCCATCAAGACGTGCATCCGAAACTTTTCCACCACGCAATTGCGCGCCGCGAATGAGCCTTCCTCCGACAACAAGAACAATGGGACCGCTGCCCGTTCCCCGCGAGCCCCCTTATCGACCGGACGAGAACGATCCCGCGCCGCGGCCAGCGAGATCGGTCAGCTTCTGAGAGGCGGGCCTAGGGCAGGCGGAGCAaacaacgccggcgtcggtgcAACTGCTGCGAAGCCCAACCTCATCGACATCAAGACCCTGCCTAACCGCGAAGGCTCCGGCGGAACCAACTTTGTGAAGCTGCCTCAGGGCTTCGGGCGCGGCGGTCGCGGGGCCTTCGCCGGTGGCCGTGGACGCGATCTTCCCTCCGGGTTCTCTGCCGGAGGAACTGGCCGGGGCGGGTTTACCGGCGGGCGTGGACGAGGCGGTTTCGGGGCACGCGGGGGAGGCCGTGGAGGAGGTCGTGGAGGAGGCCGCGGAGGACGTAGTGGTCGGGGAGGACGCGGGGGCCGCGGGGGCCGCCGCGGGagggacggcgaggatggcgccACGGAAGGGGCTAGGGGCCACGATTTGGGCAAGGAGTTGGAGAGCTTCTTCCGCcccgagacggccgaggagcacGCCTTCATCCGAGCGCGCGAGCAGGGGTTCTTGCCCGAGGCGTTCAACCCCTCCGTCAGCGTCGAAGAACTGCTAGGGTTCGCGCCCTCTATGCCGATTTCCAGCTCAGCTTCGGGCGTCGCCGCACCCAGCGCCGTCATGGACACCCTCCGCGAGGTTGGGGGCGGGAAGCACTACGCCCCCGATTACTGGTCCGACACGCAACACACGGCGACGGAGCTCGTGTTCCGCGGCCAGGGAACTTACTTCTTCAgcgacctcgccgagaaggaaaACTTCGTCAGGGACGTGCGCACGACGCCCGAGGACACGGCGAGCGCGGAAGTCAAGGCGTTGAAGGCGGTGAAGCTCGAGGAAGGCGCGGGCGCGGCCGTTAGGGAGTACATCATCGAACGCATCGTCAAGGGACAGCACACGCCTGCCAAGTTTGTGGAGCAGGCCGGCCGGGACCCGATCAGCAGGGCGAGGGAGTCGCATCTTCTCAACGCGACGTACCGTGCGAGCGACGGGCGGAAGTTTGACGACAAGATTGCGTCGCTGGTGGCCAGGAAGAATCCTGCCGCCGGAAGCAAGACCGCGACGGCTTAA
- a CDS encoding Hsp90-like protein produces MPQGDDRFPQPTLQLLPPSSTSHRPRPYCASGYIAVPISTTTTKTTKTTTTTTKTTPKPFAVAAAAAATPEAASATVSPTASTIVGNQASASHPTNPRYRPASPTLTNFTPGQQWKTPDIGRYGLTYTDPSCDPSFDAVSASLLTPTSDPTSPTAPSHTESSYSPRYITTSQTKRQSDEELDTIHTQPSPFKKARTRLAPPRFISLPNQPPPSAILARRNQGLISPLFFSSSGIRRQMPPRPNPLPPSDAAAVLLARLREDTEAVHTVRLPRGTVHSHRPVRSGSTPGSSSLSSSADATLPSSTKSPNSQTLPQGLHILRGVGVVELLEQDERPTFIIDLANPVNIQKTGLHLLYANAALRASAGILELLSVEGDDISNNTDYVNFKSWTTSFVLNHESLDVCLPSHKYGGITWTCSTLRKRFRFVSGSTSAVSTAPDSPGPLAEESAVLEQRSIGPTPDQPPAVPMDDEPDYFGDIDPDSHDDTPLANDCVMMDNGEKYHSDEFTQQVFQAAMSKPSYDWTRIQATPDLGEHILFCRQTDWASTSLGPIEHWTPELRAMANMVMGSPHPAAMYWGEDYVTIYNEAYIELAGQKHPKLMGARYQDAWSEIWGDLGPIVNNAWTNGQAVMKNDNQLFINRHGFLEETFFSWSLIPLLGSEGQVVGLYNPAFENTRRKVNERRMLTLREVGEKTAAAKDVRGFWSRVKEGLEFNDVDVPLALIYSVKDDNSESEVSSMHSGSIAHPPLLQLEGSLGVPEGHPAALSHLDLKSSDEGFAPYMRQSMTMQGAPIVLSSEAGNLPTKLLEGLDWRGFGDPSRTIVILPVHPTTAGESVVGFIILGTNPRRPYDDEYQLFIHLLSRQLATSMASVVLFEEEIRRGQRAARLAALDRQELQMELYLRTQEAVESEYKFTRMAEFAPVGIFIANDKGLINFANDMWWQISRHPKAEDSVNTWMQSVMDEDRPGVERSWRQLIEEKEPMTIEFRFKCSRQNGLNTIDTWVLMSAFPEQTEDGNLKSIFACITDISPQKWAEDFQKQRREEAVELKRQQENFIDITSHEMRNPLSAVLQCADEIVNSIAEYRSQQRDDKQLEVLLEGCAEAAHTINLCASHQKRIVDDVLTLSKLDSQLLLVTPVDSHPTTVVRHVIKMFESELNTHDIKLEFSIDQAYVTHAVDWVRLDPSRLSQVLINLMTNAIKFTQGREKRVITMRMSASKNITEVTEKGVSFFPTRKEDVQALTKEKDWGTGEEINLHFSVQDTGPGLREDEKKLLFQRFSQASPRTHVQYGGSGLGLFISRMLAELQGGQIGVVSEKGIGSTFAFYVKCRKTATPSSESATLSALNLARPIKNESISAPKALPLASLPSRTTPKEQVVTETLLYDVLIVEDNIVNQRVLRKQLQNCGNKTHVANHGGEALDQLKKSRFWAGKESSGFDLSVILMDLEMPVMDGMTCAKRIRELEREGTLVTHIPIIAVTAYARPEQIESAKAAGIDDVISKPFRIPDLMPKIEELVSKYRAIATVEPVASV; encoded by the exons ATGCCGCAGGGCGACGATCGCTTCCCCCAACCCACATTACAGCTGCTTCCACCCTCGTCTACCTCgcaccgtcctcgtcccTATTGTGCCTCCGGATACATCGCCGTCCCGATCAGCACGACGACCACCAaaacgacgaagacgacgacgacgacgacgaagacgacacCCAAGCCctttgccgtcgccgctgcaGCCGCTGCGAcgcccgaggccgcctcTGCCACTGTCTCCCCCACCGCCTCGACCATCGTCGGCAACCAGGCCTCGGCTTCCCATCCCACCAACCCTCGCTATCGTCCTGCCTCGCCAACCCTTACCAACTTCACTCCGGGACAGCAATGGAAAACGCCTGATATCGGTCGGTATGGTTTGACGTATACTGATCCAAGTTGCGATCCTTCATtcgacgccgtctccgcGTCCCTCTTAACGCCCACATCCGATCCGACTTCCCCGACAGCACCGTCGCATACGGAATCATCCTACTCGCCGAGGTATATAACGACCTCCCAGACCAAGCGCCAGTCAGACGAAGAATTGGACACTATTCATACACAGCCGTCACCTTTCAAGAAGGCGCGCACTCGCCTGGCCCCCCCTCGATTCATCTCTCTTCCCAACCAACCTCCACCCTCGGCCATTCTGGCGAGGCGAAACCAAGGCCTCATCTCCCCTctatttttttcttcctccggCATCCGACGACAGATGCCCCCTCGACCCaatccccttcccccttcagacgccgccgctgtccTCCTGGCCCGTCTGAGGGAGGATACCGAGGCAGTCCACACCGTCCGCCTACCACGCGGTACCGTTCACTCCCATCGCCCCGTCAGGTCCGGCAGCACTCCGGGTAGCAGCAGCCTGTCGTCGTCTGCAGACGCGACACTCCCATCCTCCACAAAGAGCCCGAACAGCCAAACCCTTCCTCAAGGTTTACACATATTGAGAGGGGTCGGAGTAGTGGAGCTGCTGGAGCAGGACGAGCGTCCGACCTTCATCATCGATCTTGCGAACCCCGTCAACATCCAAAAGACGGGGCTGCACCTGCTCTACGCCAATGCTGCACTGCGGGCTTCCGCAGGCATCCTCGAGCTGCTGTCTGTCGAAGGCGATGATAtctccaacaacaccgactATGTCAACTTTAAAAGTTGGACCACGAGTTTTGTCTTGAACCACGAGTCACTCGACGTATGTCTACCTTCTCACAAATATGGAGGCATCACGTGGACCTGCTCGACCTTGCGCAAACGCTTTCGCTTCGTGAGCGGGAGCACCAGTGCCGTATCGACGGCTCCCGATTCCCCCGGCCCCTTGGCCGAAGAGTCCGCTGTTCTCGAGCAGCGAAGCATAGGCCCCACGCCAGATCAGCCACCCGCTGTACCCATGGACGATGAACCCGATTACTTTGGTGACATTGACCCCGACTCTCATGATGACACCCCGCTTGCGAACGACTGTGTGATGATGGACAATGGCGAGAAGTATCATTCCGACGAGTTCACCCAGCAAGTGTTTCAGGCAGCCATGTCGAAGCCGTCTTACGACTGGACCCGGATCCAAGCCACTCCAGATTTGGGCGAGCACATCCTCTTTTGTCGACAAACTGACTGGGCCTCCACGTCACTGGGCCCTATAGAGCATTGGACGCCGGAACTGCGGGCCATGGCCAACATGGTCATGGGCAGTCCCCATCCCGCTGCCATGTACTGGGGAGAGGATTACGTCACTATTTACAACGAGGCTTATATCGAACTCGCTGGCCAGAAGCATCCTAAACTCATGGGCGCGCGTTATCAAGATGCCTGGTCCGAAATTTGGGGCGACCTCGGACCCATTGTCAACAACGCTTGGACGAACGGCCAGGCGGTCATGAAAAACGACAACCAGCTCTTCATCAATCGGCACGGGTTCCTGGAGGAGACGTTTTTTTCATGGTCACTCATCCCTCTTTTGGGCAGCGAGGGCCAGGTCGTCGGCCTTTACAACCCCGCTTTTGAGAATACCCGTCGCAAGGTCAATGAACGTCGCATGCTTACGCTGCGCGAAGTTGGCGAGAAGACGGCTGCTGCTAAAGACGTTAGGGGATTCTGGTCACGAGTAAAAGAGGGCCTGGAGTTCAACGACGTGGATGTGCCGCTCGCCCTCATCTACTCCGTCAAGGACGACAACAGCGAAAGCGAAGTGTCTTCAATGCACTCGGGGAGCATAGCGCATCCTCCGTTGCTACAGCTCGAAGGCAGCCTGGGCGTCCCCGAAGGACACCCGGCAGCCCTGAGTCACCTTGACCTGAAGTCTTCAGACGAAGGTTTCGCGCCCTACATGCGGCAGTCCATGACGATGCAAGGAGCGCCCATTGTGTTGTCGTCTGAAGCCGGCAACCTCCCGACAAAGCTTCTCGAGGGCCTGGATTGGAGAGGCTTCGGTGATCCGTCCAGGACGATTGTTATCCTTCCCGTTCATCCCACCACGGCCGGCGAGTCTGTCGTAGGGTTCATAATTCTCGGAACCAACCCCCGTCGGccgtacgacgacgagtacCAACTCTTCATACATCTACTGTCAAGACAATTAGCCACTTCGATGGCATCAGTCGTGTTGTTCGAAGAAGAGATCAGGAGAGGCCAGAGGGCAGCTCGTCTGGCTGCGCTGGATCGCCAGGAACTTCAGATGGAGTTGTACCTGAGGACACAAGAAGCGGTCGAGAGCGAGTACAAATTCACGCGAATGGCGGAGTTTGCGCCGGTTGGCATCTTCATTGCGAACGACAAGGGTCTTATCAATTTCGCCAACGACATGTGGTGGCAAATCTCGCGACACCCGAAAGCAGAGGACAGCGTCAATACGTGGATGCAGAGCGTGATGGACGAAGACCGCCCAGGGGTTGAGCGCTCTTGGCGCCAGCTCATTGAAGAAAAAGAGCCCATGACAATCGAGTTCCGCTTCAAGTGCAGCCGCCAAAATGGACTCAACACCATTGATACTTGGGTTTTGATGAGCGCCTTCCCCGAGCAGACTGAGGACGGCAATCTCAAGAGCATCTTTGCCTGCATAACGGATATTTCGCCGCAGAAATGGGCCGAGGACTTCCAGAAGCAACGCAGAGAAGAGGCGGTAGAGCTCAAGCGCCAACAGGAGAATTTCATCGACATAACCAGTCACGAGATGCGCAACCCACTGAGTGCCGTCCTCCAGTGCGCCGATGAAATCGTGAACAGCATCGCCGAATACCGCTCGCAGCAACGGGACGACAAGCAACTCGAGGTTCTATTGGAAGGCTGTGCGGAAGCCGCCCATACCATCAACCTATGCGCCAGTCACCAAaagcgcatcgtcgacgacgtacTTACCTTGTCGAAGCTTGACTCGCAACTCTTGCTCGTTACCCCGGTCGACTCCCACCCCACCACGGTAGTGAGGCACGTCATCAAGATGTTCGAGTCGGAGTTGAACACGCACGACATCAAACTGGAGTTCTCTATCGACCAGGCCTACGTCACCCATGCTGTCGACTGGGTTAGACTGGACCCCTCAAGGTTAAGCCAGGTGCTGATCAACCTCATGACGAACGCCATCAAGTTCACCCAGGGGCGCGAGAAACGTGTCATCACAATGAGGATGAGCGCCTCAAAAAACATCACCGAGGTCACAGAGAAGGgcgtctccttcttcccgACTCGTAAGGAGGACGTTCAGGCCTTAACCAAAGAAAAGGACTGGGGCACCGGGGAAGAGATCAATCTTCACTTCTCGGTGCAGGATACAGGGCCGGGCCTTCGcgaagacgagaagaagctcctGTTCCAGCGATTCTCCCAGGCCTCACCCCGCACCCACGTACAATACGGCGGATCAGGGCTCGGTCTCTTCATCTCGCGGAtgctcgccgagctgcaaGGTGGGCAGATTGGCGTCGTCTCCGAAAAGGGCATCGGCAGCACTTTTGCGTTTTACGTCAAGTGTCGCAAGACGGCCACGCCAAGCTCAGAGTCAGCGACCCTTTCGGCGCTCAACCTGGCCCGACCCATCAAGAACGAGTCCATCTCGGCACCAAAAGCCCTGCCGCTCGCTAGCCTGCCCAGTCGGACAACCCCCAAAGAGCAGGTCGTCACAGAAACGCTGCTCTACGACGTACTCATTGTCGAAGATAACATTGTGAACCAGAGGGTTCTGCGAAAGCAACTACAGAACTGCGGCAACAAAACACATGTTGCGAACCACGGGGGCGAGGCGCTCGACCAGCTCAAGAAGTCGCGTTTCTGGGCTGGAAAAGAATCGTCGGGGTTCGATCTTAGCGTTATCCTTATGGATCTGGAGATGCCGGTCATGGATGGAATGACGTGCGCGAAACGCATCCGTGAGctggagagggagggaacTCTCGTCACGCATATACCGATTATCGCCGTCACAGCCTACGCGCGGCCAGAGCAGATTGAGAGCGCGAAAGCCGCCGGTATC GACGACGTGATTTCCAAGCCCTTCAGAATACCAGACTTGATGCCCAAGATCGAGGAGCTAGTTTCGAAGTACAGAGCAATAGCTACTGTAGAACCTGTAGCCTCGGTCTGA
- a CDS encoding Hexose transporter, giving the protein MSSKPIVDHDDALFSNPDLLRLYLVPGALIASACIGYNSSVMNGIQGSSKILVSYYLAPVLRSIGITLINVIIQI; this is encoded by the exons ATGTCGTCAAAGCCCATAGTCGACCATGATGACGCTTTGTTCAGCAACCCTGACCTCCTCAGGCTCTACCTCGTCCCTGGAGCCTTGATCGCCAGCGCATGCATAGGCTACAACAGCTCTGTGATGAACGGTATTCAAGGC TCCTCGAAAATCCTGGTCTCGTACTATCTGGCCCCAGTGCTGCGGTCGATTGGCATCACGCTCATCAACGTCATTATCCAGATCTAG
- a CDS encoding Hexose transporter: protein MLVGMIGWTVSGSAFDRIRSEAAGTGIPSCIKFFTTTYKICWDPLVIAYPVEILLFPSRVKGVALLMGSIKDSSFFSQSVNSINLSTLSWKY from the coding sequence ATGCTCGTTGGCATGATCGGCTGGACCGTCAGTGGTAGCGCGTTCGACAGGATCCGGTCAGAGGCTGCAGGCACGGGTATTCCCTCGTGCATCAAATTCTTCACCACGACGTACAAAATCTGCTGGGATCCGCTTGTCATCGCCTACCCCGTGGAGATCCTGCTCTTTCCGAGCCGAGTCAAGGGCGTGGCGCTGCTGATGGGCTCAATCAAGGACTCCAGCTTCTTTAGTCAGTCCGTCAACTCCATCAACTTGTCAACCCTTTCGTGGAAATACTAA